Proteins encoded within one genomic window of Heterodontus francisci isolate sHetFra1 unplaced genomic scaffold, sHetFra1.hap1 HAP1_SCAFFOLD_49_1, whole genome shotgun sequence:
- the LOC137359339 gene encoding probable G-protein coupled receptor 139, with product LTIRILSRGKCGLSKCVTRYLVAMSAADLLVIILDLILRHIPIVYWEQFQFLQSISVCNIHAILLYAATDCSVWFTVTFTFDRFVAICCQKLKSKYCRERTSAVVLGTVTVLSCLKNIIWYFTFTGRYLLLNVPWFCYVTMDGYVIYVSGTIELLHNILTPCVPFVVILLLNALTIRHIIVSSRGRRRLRAHSSGESRRDTEMESRRKSIMLLLVISGNFILLWAVFMVYSIWWRMRYLGSVFVFLPEFLRELGFMLQILSCCTNTTIYAVTQTQFRAQLKNMLKSPFTTFVKFIQ from the coding sequence ctgacgattaggatcctgtctcgggggaaatgtggtctctccaagtgtgtcactcgctatctggtggccatgtcagcggcggatctactggtcattatcctcgacctaatattgaggcacattcctattgtttattgggaacagtttcagttcctgcaaTCCAtctccgtgtgtaatatccacgccatcctgctttacgcagccacagactgttctgtctggttcaccgtcactttcacctttgatcgatttgtggccatttgttgccagaagctgaaaagtaaatattgcagggaGAGAAcgtcggctgtggttctgggaacagtgactgtgctgagctgtttgaagaaCATCATCTGGTATTTTACATTTACAGGTCGGTATTTGCTGCTGAACGTCCCGTGGTTTTGTTATGTAACAATGGATGGTTATGTCATTTATGTCTCAGGAACAATTGAGctcctccataacattctaacacCATGTgttccatttgtggtgattctgctgctcaacgctctcaccatcagacacattatagtgagcagcagaggacgcaggagactcagagctcacagcagtggggagagtcgcagagacacagagatggagagtcgaaggaaatccattatgTTGCTGTTAGTTATATCGGGGAATTTCATTCTATTGTGGGCAGTGTTtatggtgtattcgatatggtgGCGGATGAGGTATTTGGGCTCTGTGTTTGTTTTTCTGCCTGAGTTTCTGcgagaattgggcttcatgctgcagatcctgagttgctgcacaaacactactATTTATGCCGTGACTCAGACACAGTTCAGAGCGCAGTTGAAGAATATGCTGAAATCTCCCTTCACTACa